In one window of Onychomys torridus chromosome 7, mOncTor1.1, whole genome shotgun sequence DNA:
- the Copb2 gene encoding coatomer subunit beta', producing the protein MPLRLDIKRKLTARSDRVKSVDLHPTEPWMLASLYNGSVCVWNHETQTLVKTFEVCDLPVRAAKFVARKNWVVTGADDMQIRVFNYNTLERVHMFEAHSDYIRCIAVHPTQPFILTSSDDMLIKLWDWDKKWSCSQVFEGHTHYVMQIVINPKDNNQFASASLDRTIKVWQLGSSSPNFTLEGHEKGVNCIDYYSGGDKPYLISGADDRLVKIWDYQNKTCVQTLEGHAQNVSCASFHPELPIIITGSEDGTVRIWHSSTYRLESTLNYGMERVWCVASLRGSNNVALGYDEGSIIVKLGREEPAMSMDANGKIIWAKHSEVQQANLKAMGDAEIKDGERLPLAVKDMGSCEIYPQTIQHNPNGRFVVVCGDGEYIIYTAMALRNKSFGSAQEFAWAHDSSEYAIRESNSVVKIFKNFKEKKSFKPDFGAESIYGGFLLGVRSVNGLAFYDWDNTELIRRIEIQPKHIFWSDSGELVCIATEESFFILKYLSEKVLAAQETHEGVTEDGIEDAFEVLGEIQEIVKTGLWVGDCFIYTSSVNRLNYYVGGEIVTIAHLDRTMYLLGYIPKDNRLYLGDKELNIVSYSLLVSVLEYQTAVMRRDFSMADKVLPTIPKEQRTRVAHFLEKQGFKQQALTVSTDPEHRFELALQLGELKIAYQLAVEAESEQKWKQLAELAISKCQFSLAQECLHHAQDYGGLLLLATASGNANMVNKLAEGAERDGKNNVAFMSYFLQGKLDACLELLIRTGRLPEAAFLARTYLPSQVSRVVKLWRENLSKVNQKAAESLADPTEYENLFPGLKEAFVVEEWVKETHVDLWPAKQYPLVTPNEERNVMEEAKGFQPSRATAQQEPDGKPASSPVIMASQTSQKEEKSLLELEVDLDNLELDDIDAADINLDEDILDD; encoded by the exons ATG CCTCTTCGACTTGACATCAAGAGAAAGCTAACTGCTAGATCTGATCGAGTTAAGAGTGTGGATTTGCATCCTACAGAGCCATGGATGTTGGCTAGTCTTTACaatggcagtgtgtgtgtttggaatcaTGAAACTCAG ACACTGGTGAAGACGTTTGAAGTATGTGACCTTCCTGTTCGAGCTGCAAAGTTTGTTGCAAGGAAGAACTGGGTAGTGACAGGCGCA GATGATATGCAGATTAGAGTGTTCAATTATAACACCCTGGAGAGAGTGCATATGTTTGAAGCCCACTCAGATTACATTCGCTGTATTGCTGTTCATCCCACCCAGCCATTCATTCTCACAAGCAGTG ATGACATGCTTATTAAGCTCTGGGACTGGGATAAAAAGTGGTCTTGTTCACAAGTGTTTGAAGGACACACGCATTACGTTATGCAGATTGTGATAAACCCCAAAGATAACAATCAGTTTGCCAGTGCATCTCTGGACAGGACCATCAAG GTGTGGCAGCTAGGCTCTTCATCACCAAACTTCACTCTGGAGGGACACGAAAAAGGCGTGAATTGCATTGATTACTACAGTGGTGGCGACAAGCCGTACCTCATTTCAGGTGCAGATGACCGGCTCGTGAAAATATGGGATTATCAG AATAAAACTTGTGTCCAAACCCTGGAGGGGCATGCCCAGAATGTGTCATGTGCAAGCTTCCATCCTGAGCTACCCATCATCATCACAGGGTCAGAAGATG GAACGGTGAGAATCTGGCATTCTAGCACCTACCGGCTTGAGAGTACACTGAATTATGGAATGGAGAGGGTGTGGTGTGTGGCCAGTCTGAGAGGGTCCAACAATGTCGCTCTGGGCTATGATGAAGGGAGCATCATTGTTAAG CTTGGTCGGGAGGAACCTGCCATGTCCATGGATGCCAATGGAAAGATAATCTGGGCCAAGCATTCAGAAGTTCAGCAGGCCAACCTAAAAGCAATGGGCgatgctgaaattaaagatggAGAAAGATTGCCACTGGCAGTAAAGGATATGGGCAGCTGTGAAATATATCCACAAACTATTCAGCACAATCCTAATGGGAG GTTTGTTGTGGTATGTGGTGATGGGGAGTATATCATCTACACAGCAATGGCTTTGAGAAACAAGAGTTTTGGGTCTGCCCAGGAGTTTGCATGGGCCCATGATTCTTCAGA GTATGCAATAAGAGAAAGCAACAGTGTTGTAAAGATATTTAAgaactttaaggaaaaaaagtcaTTTAAACCCGATTTTGGAGCTGAAA GTATCTATGGGGGCTTCTTGCTGGGAGTCAGGTCTGTGAACGGCTTAGCCTTCTACGACTGGGACAATACAGAACTCATCCGCAGAATTGAAATTCAGCCCAAGCAT ATTTTCTGGTCTGATTCTGGAGAGCTGGTCTGTATTGCCACTGAGGAGtcattttttattcttaaataccTGTCAGAAAAAGTCTTGGCTGCACAGGAAACACATGAGGGAGTTACTGAAGACGGCATTGAAGATGCCTTTGAG GTTCTTGGTGAAATTCAGGAAATTGTGAAAACTGGGCTGTGGGTAGGTGATTGCTTCATTTATACAAGTTCTGTGAACAGATTAAACTATTACGTGGGAGGAGAAATCGTCACCATTGCCCACTTGGACAG gaCAATGTACCTTCTGGGTTATATCCCTAAAGACAATAGGCTTTATCTGGGAGATAAGGAATTGAACATTGTTAGCTACTCGCTGCTGGTTTCAGTCCTGGAATACCAGACTGCTGTCATGCGGAGGGATTTCAGCATGGCCGATAAGGTCCTTCCCACCATTCCCAAAgaacagaggaccagagttgcaCACTTTCTGGAAAAACAG ggCTTCAAGCAGCAAGCACTTACAGTATCCACAGATCCTGAACATCGTTTTGAGCTTGCTCTTCAACTTGGAGAGTTGAAAATTGCTTACCAGTTAGCAGTGGAAGCAGag TCGGAGCAGAAGTGGAAACAACTTGCCGAACTCGCCATTAGTAAATGTCAGTTCAGTCTAGCCCAGGAGTGTTTGCACCATGCTCAGGATTATGGGGGTCTGCTGCTCTTGGCCACTGCTTCTGGAAACGCTAATATGGTGAACAAGTTAGCAGAAGGCGCAGAGAGAGATGGCAAAAATAATGTGGCATTCATGAGCTACTTTTTACAGGGCAA GCTTGATGCTTGCCTAGAGCTCTTAATCAGAACAGGAAGACTCCCAGAAGCTGCCTTCCTGGCCCGCACTTACTTACCCAGCCAAGTCTCAAG GGTAGTGAAGCTGTGGAGGGAGAATCTCTCAAAAGTCAACCAGAAAGCAGCAGAATCCCTTGCGGACCCCACCGAGTATGAAAACCTTTTCCCTGGATTAAAAGAAGCCTTTGTTGTGGAGGAGTGGGTCAAAGAGACACATGTGGATTTGTGGCCAGCCAAGCAGTACCCTCTTGTCACG CCAAATGAAGAGAGAAATGTCATGGAAGAGGCAAAAGGCTTTCAGCCCTCAAGGGCCACAGCTCAGCAG GAACCTGATGGGAAACCTGCTTCTAGCCCAGTTATCATGGCCTCCCAAACCtcccagaaagaagaaaag AGCTTACTGGAACTAGAAGTTGATTTGGATAATTTGGAATTAGACGACATTGACGCAGCAGACATCAATCTGGATGAAGATATTCTGGATGACTGA
- the Mrps22 gene encoding 28S ribosomal protein S22, mitochondrial: MAALRRPLSLWRFQLGCRRAQRVCTRAAAQRHPDALLATRPQPFEVGQPCRPFSSEAESGSSEVKKPTFMDEEVQSILTKMTGLDLKKTFKPAIQPLKPPTYKLMTQAQLEEATRLAVEAAKVRLKMPPVLEERTPINDVLAEDKILEGTETNKYVFTDISYDIPHRERFIVVREPSGTLRKASWEERDRVIQIYFPKEGRRVLPPVIFKDENLKTMYSQDRHADVLNLCVAQFEPDSTEYIKVHHQTYEDIDRHGKYELLRSTRHFGGMAWYFVNTKKIDGLLIDQIQRDLIDDATSLVQLYHMLHPDGQSAQEAKEQAAKGVNLIKVFAKTEAQRGPYIELALQTYQEIVISHSAAS, translated from the exons ATGGCTGCTCTCAGGCGTCCGCTGTCGTTGTGGAGGTTCCAATTGGGCTGTCGGCGAGCACAGAGGGTCTGTACTCGGGCCGCAGCCCAGCGCCACCCCGATGCTCTGCTCGCGACGCGGCCCCAGCCCTTCGAGGTGGGGCAGCCCTGCCGCCCGTTCAGCTCCGAGGCCG AATCTGGTAGCTCAGAAGTCAAGAAACCTACATTTATGGATGAGGAAGTCCAGAGTATCCTCACCAAGATGACAGGCCTGGACTTGAAGAAGACTTTCAAGCCTGCTATCCAACCACTGAAGCCACCAACCTATAAGTTAATGACCCAGGCACAGTTGGAAGAG gcGACTAGACTGGCAGTTGAAGCAGCTAAAGTACGATTAAAGATGCCACCAGTTCTGGAAGAACGAACGCCAATAAATGATGTATTAGCTGAGGACAAGATTTTGGaaggaacagaaacaaacaaatatgtgTTTACTGATATATCATATGACATACCACATCGG GAACGTTTTATTGTTGTTAGAGAACCAAGTGGCACACTACGCAAAGCTTCTTGGGAAGAACGGGACCGGGTGATACAAATTTATTTCCCAAAAGAAGGTCGTAGAGTTTTGCCACCAGTAATTTTCAAAGATGAAAACCTTAAG ACCATGTACAGCCAGGATCGGCATGCTGATGTCCTCAATCTCTGTGTTGCCCAGTTTGAGCCAGATTCCACTGAGTATATCAAG GTTCATCATCAGACCTATGAAGACATAGACAGGCATGGGAAGTATGAGCTTTTACGGTCAACCAGACACTTTGGAGGAATGGCTTGGTATTTTGTAAATACAAAAAAGATTGACGGTTTGCTCATCGATCAGATCCAGAGAGACCT GATTGATGATGCCACCAGCCTGGTTCAGCTGTATCACATGCTCCATCCAGATGGCCAGTCGGCTCAAGAGGCCAAAGAGCAGGCTGCTAAGGGAGTAAATTTAATTAAG gTCTTCGCAAAAACAGAAGCACAGAGAGGACCATATATAGAATTAGCACTCCAAACATATCAAGAAATAGTCATCAGTCATTCTGCAGCATCCTGa